In Sphingobacterium thalpophilum, a genomic segment contains:
- a CDS encoding helix-turn-helix domain-containing protein produces MDLFTNDNDEIIAHKEMITQLRTRIESILKNYRPVMNGEIYLSGEDLCKLLHISKRTLQQYRDDNILPYIQIGGKIIYKETDILTILEQNYISNNKHWL; encoded by the coding sequence ATGGATTTATTCACGAATGATAATGACGAAATCATTGCCCATAAGGAAATGATAACGCAGCTAAGAACCCGTATCGAAAGTATATTGAAAAACTACCGTCCTGTAATGAATGGAGAAATATACCTGTCGGGCGAAGATTTGTGCAAACTGTTACATATCAGCAAACGGACTTTACAGCAATACCGTGATGATAATATCCTACCATATATACAGATTGGAGGTAAGATTATCTATAAGGAAACGGATATTCTGACAATACTGGAGCAGAATTATATATCCAATAACAAACATTGGCTGTAA
- a CDS encoding DUF3872 domain-containing protein → MIAIFNKFRTGLLPIYVMLAILTASVSLVSCNKDDELEIQNDFPFEVNVMPVPKDVANGQTVEIRITIQRTGNYSNTQYFLRYFQFDGQGTLRYYDEPPYLPNDLYPLPTEQFRLYYTSTSAVSQSFVVWISDSFGNEKQITFQFNSSD, encoded by the coding sequence ATGATAGCAATATTCAATAAATTCAGAACAGGATTACTGCCGATATATGTAATGCTGGCAATCCTCACAGCTTCGGTTTCTTTGGTATCTTGCAACAAAGATGATGAACTCGAAATACAGAACGATTTTCCTTTCGAGGTCAATGTAATGCCAGTTCCCAAAGATGTTGCCAACGGACAGACGGTAGAAATACGCATTACCATACAGCGTACAGGAAATTACAGCAACACACAGTATTTTCTCCGATACTTCCAATTTGACGGGCAAGGCACATTGCGGTATTATGATGAGCCACCGTATTTACCAAACGATTTGTATCCGTTACCGACAGAGCAGTTTCGATTGTACTATACGTCAACGTCTGCCGTATCACAATCCTTTGTGGTTTGGATTTCGGACAGCTTCGGGAATGAAAAGCAGATAACTTTTCAATTTAACAGTAGCGATTAA
- the traN gene encoding conjugative transposon protein TraN, with the protein MKNHFKTFWEIALILGFAVQSYAQDSANAKTPLALGKIEPYKMEVTYDKTSHLIFPTAIRYVDLGSEYLIAGKAEDAENVLRVKATVRDFEPETNFSVITNDGRFYSFNVYYSSYPEALSYDLLTMQKAVDKANGNDVLFEELGNNSPSLAGLLLETIYKKDKRIVKHIGAKSFGIQFILKGIYIHNGKYYFHTELRNRTNVPFQIDFINFKVVDKKVAKRTVVQERPMIPLRTYKPLNEIGGKSTEQNVFLLDQFTIADDKILLIEIFEKNGGRHQTLQIENSDLIKARLIDDMHLKF; encoded by the coding sequence TTGGGAAATCGCCCTGATACTCGGCTTTGCCGTACAATCTTATGCACAGGACAGTGCAAATGCAAAAACTCCGCTTGCGTTGGGCAAGATAGAACCTTACAAAATGGAAGTGACATACGATAAGACTTCACACCTCATTTTCCCGACCGCTATCCGTTACGTGGATTTGGGAAGCGAATACCTGATTGCAGGGAAAGCGGAAGATGCGGAAAACGTGTTGCGTGTAAAAGCAACGGTAAGGGATTTTGAACCCGAAACCAATTTTTCAGTCATTACCAATGACGGGCGTTTTTACAGTTTCAATGTGTATTACAGTTCCTATCCCGAAGCATTGAGCTATGACTTGCTCACAATGCAAAAGGCGGTGGATAAAGCCAACGGTAACGATGTGCTTTTTGAGGAATTGGGCAACAATTCGCCATCGCTGGCAGGCTTGTTATTGGAAACCATTTACAAAAAGGACAAACGCATTGTAAAGCATATCGGGGCTAAGAGTTTTGGTATTCAGTTTATCCTAAAAGGCATTTACATCCACAATGGCAAATACTATTTCCATACGGAATTAAGAAACCGTACCAATGTGCCGTTTCAGATTGATTTTATCAATTTCAAAGTAGTGGATAAAAAGGTAGCTAAACGTACAGTTGTACAGGAACGCCCGATGATACCATTACGCACTTACAAGCCATTGAACGAGATTGGCGGTAAATCGACCGAACAAAACGTGTTCCTGTTAGACCAGTTTACCATTGCCGATGATAAGATACTGCTGATTGAGATTTTCGAGAAAAATGGTGGCAGACATCAAACCCTGCAAATCGAAAATTCAGACTTAATCAAGGCTCGTTTGATTGACGATATGCACCTGAAATTTTAA
- a CDS encoding conjugal transfer protein TraO → MKKYIYTVMLILMAITVTQAQRMLPKQKGLEISAGVLSDDKIGYDYYISAAMTVNGKNGNYQLWALEYTHQYHDYKALRIPQETYSAEGGYSFYLLGDARKNITLNLGITGVVGYESINRGEAMLYDGAKILSEDNFIYGAGGRLTFETYLSDRFVLVLQGRTKVLWGTDLEQFRPSAGVGLRFNF, encoded by the coding sequence ATGAAAAAGTATATCTATACCGTGATGCTCATCTTGATGGCCATCACGGTTACACAGGCACAAAGAATGCTTCCAAAACAGAAAGGATTGGAAATAAGTGCAGGTGTATTATCCGATGACAAGATTGGCTATGATTATTATATCAGTGCCGCAATGACCGTAAATGGCAAAAATGGCAACTACCAGCTTTGGGCGTTGGAATACACGCACCAATACCACGATTATAAAGCCCTGCGCATACCGCAGGAAACTTATAGTGCCGAAGGCGGTTACAGTTTCTACTTATTGGGCGATGCCCGTAAGAACATTACGCTGAATTTAGGAATAACAGGCGTAGTCGGTTATGAAAGCATCAATCGTGGCGAAGCGATGTTGTATGACGGAGCGAAGATACTGAGCGAGGACAATTTTATCTACGGAGCTGGTGGACGGCTCACATTTGAAACGTACCTGTCCGACCGATTTGTATTAGTCCTGCAAGGACGTACAAAGGTTTTATGGGGTACGGATCTGGAACAGTTCCGACCATCCGCAGGTGTGGGATTAAGGTTTAACTTTTAA
- a CDS encoding dihydrofolate reductase family protein: MRKISLFIAMSLDGYIAKPNDDLSFLKLVEKEGEDYGYAEFTSKIDTIIIGRKTYDYVLNEIGASHYDNGQRDIYVITRTERPQVGRTTFYTGNITELIKQLKSENGKNIYCDGGAEVINELLKNNLLDEFIISVIPVFLGNGTRLFKDGRPEQILEFITVKTFETGLAQLHYKRKD; the protein is encoded by the coding sequence ATGCGAAAAATATCACTTTTCATTGCAATGAGTTTAGACGGTTACATTGCAAAACCAAATGATGACCTAAGCTTTTTGAAGCTTGTAGAAAAAGAAGGAGAAGATTATGGCTATGCGGAATTTACGTCCAAAATTGACACCATAATTATTGGTAGAAAAACCTATGACTATGTACTTAATGAAATCGGTGCATCTCATTACGACAATGGGCAACGAGATATTTATGTCATAACAAGAACTGAAAGACCGCAAGTAGGCAGAACGACTTTCTATACAGGAAACATAACCGAATTAATCAAACAATTAAAGTCTGAAAACGGTAAGAATATCTATTGTGATGGTGGTGCTGAAGTAATAAATGAACTATTGAAGAATAACTTATTAGACGAGTTTATAATTTCGGTTATCCCGGTTTTTTTAGGTAACGGAACAAGGCTTTTTAAAGACGGAAGACCCGAGCAAATACTTGAATTTATAACAGTAAAAACATTTGAAACTGGACTGGCACAACTACATTACAAACGGAAAGATTAA
- a CDS encoding helix-turn-helix domain-containing protein encodes MEVIAIQKSALDGMQNELRELLEMTENAIRRYTPIFKEEKWLDNQEVCLMMNITKRTLQTYKDKGLLPYSKLNRKNYYKRSDVQALLEAGQPYNTLENGFIHE; translated from the coding sequence ATGGAAGTTATCGCAATACAAAAATCCGCATTGGACGGAATGCAGAATGAACTGAGGGAACTTTTGGAAATGACCGAAAATGCCATACGGAGATATACACCGATTTTCAAAGAAGAAAAATGGCTCGATAACCAGGAAGTTTGCCTGATGATGAACATTACCAAGCGGACTTTGCAGACCTACAAGGACAAAGGCTTACTTCCTTATTCCAAACTGAACCGGAAGAATTATTACAAACGCTCGGACGTACAGGCTTTACTCGAAGCCGGACAGCCGTACAATACTCTTGAAAATGGATTTATTCACGAATGA
- a CDS encoding helix-turn-helix transcriptional regulator, which yields MKYKKIKPYKELEPFIHFYWELKGNELERQWERVFPDGCAGIVMNLGNTCLTDNGAVSMAFGKTYVVGAMNSFKDSFIDNDTHLLGVCLKPATFANFYSYASQNDLTNDTIEFEKSNSFNVDKTLVNPFNYFDCFFSERIKSKNNQLQSVVNDIHSTNGQISVFELSKRNFTTVRQLERNFKKYIGLSPKEYSNIIRFQNALSIIKNSNQNRSLLDIAFECGYYDHSHLSNEIKRNTGLSPSLL from the coding sequence ATGAAATATAAAAAAATAAAGCCTTACAAAGAATTAGAACCCTTTATTCATTTCTATTGGGAACTGAAAGGAAACGAGCTTGAAAGACAATGGGAACGAGTTTTTCCAGATGGCTGTGCGGGTATAGTAATGAATTTGGGAAATACTTGTTTGACAGACAACGGGGCGGTTTCTATGGCGTTTGGAAAAACCTATGTAGTTGGTGCAATGAATTCATTCAAAGACAGTTTTATTGACAACGATACACATTTGTTAGGTGTGTGCCTAAAACCTGCAACTTTTGCAAATTTCTATAGTTATGCTTCGCAAAATGATCTTACCAACGACACTATTGAATTTGAAAAATCCAATTCCTTTAATGTTGATAAAACATTAGTCAACCCGTTCAATTATTTTGACTGTTTCTTTTCAGAAAGAATAAAAAGCAAAAACAATCAGTTACAATCAGTTGTCAATGATATACATTCAACAAACGGACAAATTAGTGTTTTTGAACTTTCAAAAAGAAACTTCACAACTGTAAGACAACTGGAGCGAAATTTTAAAAAGTACATTGGATTATCGCCAAAAGAATATTCAAATATTATTCGCTTTCAAAATGCTTTGAGTATAATCAAAAATTCAAATCAAAACCGGAGCTTATTAGATATTGCTTTTGAATGTGGCTATTATGACCATTCTCATCTTAGCAATGAAATCAAGCGAAATACTGGGCTTTCGCCATCATTACTTTAA